Part of the Candidatus Obscuribacterales bacterium genome, CGCCCTAGCTGCTACCAACCTCCGCATTACCGATGACCTGAGTACCAACAACAGTCCCATTAGCCTAGATATTGATGGTAACCTCCGCTTGGTGGATGCCACCATCGCCACGGGCGGCGGACAGTTTAGCCTAGAAAGCGATGGAGCACTGAGGATACTTGGCAGCGGGGCGATCGCTACCAACGGTAATAATTTGCGCTTAGTGGCTACCAGTTTACAGATTTCTGAAGCGATTGAGCTATCCACCGCTGGTGCTAGGAGCGGCAACCTGTTTTTGCAAGCCACCACCGGCAACCTCACGGCTGGAAATTTGACGACGGCGGGAAATCAAGGCGGTGATATCACAGCGATCGCTCGACAAGATCTTATCCTAGGCAATCTCGATGCTAGCGGTACCGGCAGCGGTGGACGCATTACCGCTACGTCAGAAACCGGCGCGCTCACCGTCGGCAATCTAGATACCTCCGGTTCCCAGGGTGGGGATATTAACCTAAATGCGATTACCACTCTGCGCACTGGCAGCATCCGCAGTCGCGGCACGGTAGGCGATGGCGGCAACGTCACCATTGATCCCATTGATGTAGTGGTGGAGTGGATTGATGCCCAAGGTGGCAATGCGGGCCGGGGTGGCAACTTGGATATCACCGCCAGCAACACCATTCGGCTCACCGGTTCTTTCATTGATGATGCGGGGTTAGCGGCCAGCATCGCCACGGGCGGTGGTAGGGGTGGCGGCAACATTACCCTGCGCCACGGTGGTAACGGTGTCGTACCCTTCATCGTGGGTGATGCTAGTACCAACGGTAGCGCTGCCGTCCTCAGCAGTCGTACTTTTACAATTGACCCCGATTCTTTCCTGTTTACCTACCAAGAAGGTGAGGAGGCTGGACGTATTCGCATTGTCAGCGTACCACCACCGGGGCCAGTGGATCCAGAACCACCAGGGCCAGTGGATCCAGAACCACCGGGGCCAGTGGATCCAGAACCGCCGGGGCCGGTAGATCCCAGTGACCCATTGCTCACGATCGCTCCCCCAGAACAAGACGTTCTCTCCCCCCTTCAAACTACCGATCTTTCGGAGGTCACTCTAGATACCTTGACAGATCTAGAGACCTTTTTTACGGAACAGTATGTATCCCATCTGTCCTTACCTGATACTGAAATCTCTACTCTGGAAGAAATCCAAGACGATCTGCGAGTTATTTCTGATAGCGTTGGTGTGCGGCCGGCTGTGGTCTACGCTGTGTTTACGCCTCCCGTTCTCAGCCCTGATCCTTTGCAAGATTTGGAAACTAACGCTATCGGCCTCAATAGTCCTAATTCCAGCGGCGATCGCCTTGAGGTCGTCCTAGTGACCCAAGAAGGACAGCCGAT contains:
- a CDS encoding CHAT domain-containing protein, with translation ALAATNLRITDDLSTNNSPISLDIDGNLRLVDATIATGGGQFSLESDGALRILGSGAIATNGNNLRLVATSLQISEAIELSTAGARSGNLFLQATTGNLTAGNLTTAGNQGGDITAIARQDLILGNLDASGTGSGGRITATSETGALTVGNLDTSGSQGGDINLNAITTLRTGSIRSRGTVGDGGNVTIDPIDVVVEWIDAQGGNAGRGGNLDITASNTIRLTGSFIDDAGLAASIATGGGRGGGNITLRHGGNGVVPFIVGDASTNGSAAVLSSRTFTIDPDSFLFTYQEGEEAGRIRIVSVPPPGPVDPEPPGPVDPEPPGPVDPEPPGPVDPSDPLLTIAPPEQDVLSPLQTTDLSEVTLDTLTDLETFFTEQYVSHLSLPDTEISTLEEIQDDLRVISDSVGVRPAVVYAVFTPPVLSPDPLQDLETNAIGLNSPNSSGDRLEVVLVTQEGQPIRVLISDATRERVATVARQFYLSVTDSSLANTRLYQAPAQQLYSWLIEPIEAELEAQGIQHISFVLDGGLRSLPMAALYDGDRFLIENYSIGLMPSLSLTDNRYVSLQNLGILAMGASEFPDQEPLPAVPTELSHISSAPFLNEDFTPEDLRRQRQRTPFGIIHLATHGEFLPGGPDNSYIQFWNERLGLDGLRSLGLNNPPVELMVLSACRTALGDSEAELGFAGLAIQAGVNSAIASLWYVSDLGTLALMSEFYDRVGTTTIRADALRQAQLAMLRGEVLLQDGQLQTTTSSLELPSNYQLPGRQSVSHPYYWSAFTIIGSPW